DNA sequence from the Candidatus Poseidoniia archaeon genome:
TCAACGTAATTGGCCTGCTGCTGGGGATGATGATTTTCGCGGCGATGCTCGAAATCAGCGGTTTCTTCGAGTTTGTCGCCATCAAGGCGACCAAGCTCTCGAAGGGCGACCCGTGGATGCTGGTGGTCTGGCTGGGAACCTTCACGACGCTGATATCGGTGGTTATCGACAACGTGACCGCGATTATCCTGATTGCGCCGATTACCATCAAGATTTGTGACAAGCTGAAAATCAGCGCCATCCCGCCGCTGATTGCCGAGGCCATCCTCTCCGATACTGGCGGCGTCGCGACGCTGGTCGGCGACCCGCCCAACGTCATGATTGCCGCCTCGACCGGGTTTACGTTCAACAGCTTCATCGAGCACCTGACACCACTGACGGTGATAGCGTGGATTGCGACGATGGGGTACATGCGCTACTACTACCGCGACTGGATTGAGACGCGGCCCGAGCACGTGGAGGAGCTGCTGGCGGAGGATGAGTGGGCCGTCGTGCGCGACCGGCCGATGATGAACCGCACGCTGGCGGCACTGTCACTCACGATTGTGACGTTCTCAGTGCATGAGCTGATTC
Encoded proteins:
- a CDS encoding SLC13 family permease; this encodes MMTLAAALILLIFIVAFVLILGEFVHRTTAAWMGAVAMLLVGKLTGTLDWCTHGECEGNLFAAIEFNVIGLLLGMMIFAAMLEISGFFEFVAIKATKLSKGDPWMLVVWLGTFTTLISVVIDNVTAIILIAPITIKICDKLKISAIPPLIAEAILSDTGGVATLVGDPPNVMIAASTGFTFNSFIEHLTPLTVIAWIATMGYMRYYYRDWIETRPEHVEELLAEDEWAVVRDRPMMNRTLAALSLTIVTFSVHELIHLELEISAIALGGAGLAIGLSLPDLPEVVERVEWPALLFFAGLFIMVGGLEGVGHLAALGLSSHLGDDRLRLGGVKFYADGALTGGTAYVPCGCAVNHRDGYL